Genomic window (Paenibacillus sp. 37):
GATGTCCAACTTTTTTACATTTATAATAATAAATTATAATAAATAGATATAAAAACACATTTCCGGATTACAAACGAGTTTTCTAGATCAACTCCTGCTTTCGCTTCAAATACACATACAACACCACGTCGGATGCAGCAGAGATCACCGCACATAAGCCGATTAATCCATCCCCGCCTGAAGTCCGCGCAATAGTCCCAACTGAATTGATACCGACTCGCGACCAAATCGTTCCAAACTATACATCTTCCGTAGTCTGTCTGTGATTCAGCATTTCTTTAATAACGAGGTCGTCGCTTTGCAGTTGCCTAAGTGTAACGATTTAGAGTTAGTATTGGATACCGTCGGACAATGGACAAGTAAAAGAAACGTATGTCTGGAGCCGTGCTCCATTCAGATCAGGGATTCAAACAAACGTCGCAGGTGTACAACACACGACCAGAAGCATTCGACGTCAATGGCAGCCACTCTCGCAAATCAACCAGTCTGCATAGCGCATACATCGAATCTTTTTTTCGACCTCAAGTAAGTGTAAGTTAGAAACAGAAATCTATCCAGCCACTGAAGAATACCTTTAATTTTATAACTACCAATGTTTTCAAGCAAAACGTAAACAGCGCGTACCGATTGAGTATCGGCACACGCTGGCTGCTTAGTTTTTTTATAAGTATACTTTACAGGGATATGACCAAAAATAGTTTTTATAATCTTATAATCAGAAGATAAGTCTTAGCCATCTGTACTAAGTTTAGAACTTTTTTGAGCATATAAAAAAGCTAAGAAGTTAAACTCAACGTGTAATAATAAAGTTACTAAAATAGAATTAGTGTAGTATGCAATAAGTCCAAACACTAAACCTCCGGCTAAAGCAAAAAGCATGTATTTCATTGTAGTTTTGTTGAATTGATAATATTGTAAATGCGATAAGGAAAATAATAAAGCAGATAATATAATGGAAGCTGTTACAGGGAGACCCGCTATTTCAAATGCTGTTTCGTAATTAAAATTTTCACTAATAATCGAAATCAGCAAACCTCGAAATAAAACCTCTTCAACAATCGGAAACACAATTACAAAATTTATTATATTCGT
Coding sequences:
- a CDS encoding CPBP family intramembrane glutamic endopeptidase codes for the protein MGVLFSVLLIAIFSFSYVVVKKMLIKLYKIPKIDKFSESKVVYIWGTLVILIYLFYNNKISWYLPINLKSTLLLIVVIFVVNLFISRYSGYKPTGRTNIINFVIVFPIVEEVLFRGLLISIISENFNYETAFEIAGLPVTASIILSALLFSLSHLQYYQFNKTTMKYMLFALAGGLVFGLIAYYTNSILVTLLLHVEFNFLAFLYAQKSSKLSTDG